The following is a genomic window from Sulfitobacter pontiacus.
CCGCCTCGACGTCCACGGCCGTGTAGATCGCCTTTAGGGCGGCGGCGACGGCCTTGCGGTCCCTGTAGCTGGCGAAGTTCATGGAATGGCGCAGCAGATGGACGATGCAGGTCTGGACCCGAGTCTGGGGGAATGCGGCCTCGATGGCCTGGGGAAAGCCCTTCAGCCCGTCCACGACGGCGATGAGGATGTCCTGGACGCCCCTGTTGCGCAGGTCGCTGAGCACTTTGGCCCAGAACTTCGCGCCCTCATTGGCCTGAAACCACAGGCCCAGAACGTCCCGCGTGCCATCCGGCAGCACCGCGAGGGCCACGAAGACCGCCTTGTTCGAGACCGCCCCGTCGCTGCGGATATTGACCCGGATCGCGTCCATGAAGACGATCGGATAGCAGGGATCCAGCGGGCGGTTCTGCCAGGCGGTGACCTCCTCCATGACCGCGTCGGTGATCGCGGAAATCAGGCTGGGCGAGGCCTCGACGCCGTAGATTTCCTCGATATGCCCCTGGATCTCTCGGGTCGTCATTCCCCGGGCATACATGCTGACAATCTTGCGGTCGAATTCAGGAAAGCGCCGCTGATACTTCGCGATCAGCATCGGATCGAAGGTGCCGTTCCGGTCGCGGGGAATGTCCAGAACCACCTTGCCGCTGTCCATGGTCACGGTCTTCTGGCTGCTGCCATTGCGCCGATTGGGCGGCTGGTTCTGGCCCTCAGACGCATCATCTGCGCGCTCTTCATCGAGATGGACATCCATCTCTGTGCTCAGCGCGCGTTCCGCCAGCGCCTTGGTCAGCTCCGCCAGGATGCCGTTCTTGCCAAACAGGTCACCGGGTGAACGCCCTTCCATCAGACGGTCTAGCAAGTCTTTGTCGATGCTCATACGTGGGTCTCCTCTGTGAGCAGTTACCACGTCAGCGCACAAAATTCAGGATAGTCCC
Proteins encoded in this region:
- a CDS encoding IS256 family transposase translates to MSIDKDLLDRLMEGRSPGDLFGKNGILAELTKALAERALSTEMDVHLDEERADDASEGQNQPPNRRNGSSQKTVTMDSGKVVLDIPRDRNGTFDPMLIAKYQRRFPEFDRKIVSMYARGMTTREIQGHIEEIYGVEASPSLISAITDAVMEEVTAWQNRPLDPCYPIVFMDAIRVNIRSDGAVSNKAVFVALAVLPDGTRDVLGLWFQANEGAKFWAKVLSDLRNRGVQDILIAVVDGLKGFPQAIEAAFPQTRVQTCIVHLLRHSMNFASYRDRKAVAAALKAIYTAVDVEAAELALAEFEDSDLARQYPAIAPSWRRAWNEVIPFLDYPPEVRRLIYTTNSIEALNSKIRRAVRTRGHFPSDDAAAKLIYLALNATSTEWKRSVREWHAVRSQLAIMFEDRFPMA